In Microbacterium lushaniae, the following are encoded in one genomic region:
- a CDS encoding HpcH/HpaI aldolase/citrate lyase family protein has product MTAFTLGPALLFCPADRPERFAKAAERADAVILDLEDAVGAGDKTAARGHVIEAELDPARTIVRVSAPGTAAFLADMASLSQTDFRTIMVAKAESAKALRAIDARFSVIALCETARGVAVADKLAASERVVALMWGAEDLVASLGGTSSRDARGQYLDIARHARSRVLLAARARGKAAIDAVHLDIADTDGLRAEAEDAAASGFTATACIHPSQAEVIRAAYRPDPAMAAWAAGVLRAAEGEGGVFRYEGRMIDEPVLVHARTILARSA; this is encoded by the coding sequence GTGACCGCGTTCACCCTCGGGCCCGCCCTGCTGTTCTGCCCCGCCGACCGTCCCGAGCGGTTCGCGAAGGCCGCCGAACGCGCCGACGCCGTCATCCTCGATCTCGAGGACGCCGTCGGAGCCGGCGACAAGACGGCCGCGCGCGGACATGTCATCGAGGCGGAGCTGGATCCCGCCCGCACCATCGTGCGGGTCTCGGCACCGGGGACGGCGGCGTTCCTGGCAGACATGGCGAGCCTGTCCCAGACCGATTTCCGCACGATCATGGTCGCGAAGGCCGAATCGGCCAAGGCCCTGCGGGCGATCGACGCCCGGTTCTCCGTGATCGCGCTGTGCGAGACGGCGCGCGGGGTGGCCGTGGCCGACAAGCTCGCCGCATCCGAGCGGGTCGTCGCCCTCATGTGGGGCGCGGAGGATCTCGTCGCGAGCCTGGGCGGAACCTCCAGCCGTGACGCACGGGGGCAGTACCTCGACATCGCCCGCCACGCCCGCTCCCGCGTGCTGCTGGCCGCCCGCGCCCGCGGCAAGGCCGCGATCGACGCGGTTCACCTGGACATCGCCGACACCGACGGACTCCGCGCCGAGGCGGAGGATGCAGCCGCCTCCGGCTTCACCGCGACCGCCTGCATCCATCCGTCGCAGGCGGAGGTGATCCGCGCCGCGTATCGGCCCGATCCGGCGATGGCCGCGTGGGCGGCCGGGGTGCTGCGGGCTGCGGAGGGCGAGGGCGGCGTGTTCCGCTACGAGGGCCGCATGATCGATGAGCCGGTGCTCGTGCACGCCCGCACCATCCTCGCCCGGAGCGCGTGA
- a CDS encoding Sir2 family NAD-dependent protein deacetylase, with protein sequence MPAVFAQDAATADALERAIDLLSGRRLAILTGAGVSTDSGIPDYRGEGAPVRTPMTAQQFLAGEEARRRYWVGSHLGWRAFSAAEPNAGHRAIADLERAGVATGVVTQNVDGLHLRAGSSRVVELHGTMRRVFCTHCGQVFDRRDLAARVEADNPWLSVDEDLPLGPDGDVRPDRVEGFRIPACTVCGGVLKPDVVFFGEFVPTEKFREAEQLVHASQALVVAGSSLVVNSGIRLVERARRRRIPVVIINRGATRADARASIKFDAGTSEVLAALRDALTGTSEAHAG encoded by the coding sequence GTGCCGGCAGTGTTCGCGCAGGATGCAGCGACAGCTGATGCGCTCGAACGCGCGATCGACCTGCTGAGCGGCCGCCGGCTGGCGATCCTGACCGGCGCCGGAGTCTCCACCGATTCGGGCATCCCCGACTATCGCGGCGAAGGGGCGCCTGTGCGCACGCCGATGACGGCGCAGCAGTTCCTCGCCGGCGAAGAAGCGCGCCGCCGGTACTGGGTCGGCAGCCACCTCGGATGGCGCGCCTTCTCGGCGGCCGAGCCCAACGCCGGACACCGCGCGATCGCCGACCTGGAGCGTGCCGGGGTCGCCACGGGGGTCGTGACGCAGAACGTGGACGGCCTCCATCTGCGGGCAGGCAGCAGCCGCGTCGTCGAGCTGCACGGCACCATGCGGCGCGTGTTCTGCACGCACTGCGGCCAGGTGTTCGACCGGCGTGACCTGGCCGCCCGCGTGGAAGCGGACAATCCGTGGCTGAGCGTGGACGAGGACCTGCCGCTCGGCCCGGACGGCGACGTGCGCCCCGACCGGGTCGAAGGGTTCCGCATCCCGGCCTGCACCGTGTGCGGTGGCGTGCTCAAACCCGACGTGGTGTTCTTCGGCGAGTTCGTGCCCACCGAGAAGTTCCGCGAGGCCGAGCAGCTCGTGCACGCCAGCCAGGCGCTCGTGGTCGCCGGCTCGTCCCTCGTGGTCAACTCCGGCATCCGACTGGTCGAACGGGCGCGGCGGCGCCGCATCCCCGTCGTGATCATCAACCGGGGTGCCACACGGGCAGACGCCCGCGCGAGCATCAAGTTCGACGCGGGCACGAGCGAGGTCCTCGCCGCTCTGCGCGATGCGCTCACAGGGACGTCGGAGGCGCACGCCGGTTAG
- a CDS encoding MaoC family dehydratase: MNAIVQRGLWFEEFEVGARYLHRPGRTVTQADNILFSALTANPQALHVDAAYAATQPFGRPLVNSMWTLATMVGASVAQLTQGTLVAQLGLEDIAFPAPLFPDDTLYTDTEILATRASASRPGQGIVTMRHTGRSQDDTVVARATRSVLLWREDAEGRA; the protein is encoded by the coding sequence GTGAACGCAATCGTGCAGCGCGGCCTGTGGTTCGAGGAGTTCGAGGTCGGAGCGCGATATCTCCACCGCCCGGGGCGCACGGTGACCCAGGCCGACAACATCCTCTTCTCCGCCCTCACCGCCAACCCGCAGGCGCTGCACGTGGACGCCGCCTACGCCGCCACGCAGCCGTTCGGCCGGCCGCTGGTGAACTCGATGTGGACCCTCGCCACGATGGTGGGAGCGTCGGTGGCGCAGCTCACGCAGGGGACGCTCGTGGCCCAGCTGGGGCTGGAGGACATCGCCTTCCCCGCACCGCTGTTCCCCGATGACACCCTCTACACCGATACCGAGATCCTCGCCACGCGCGCGTCGGCGTCGCGGCCGGGCCAGGGAATCGTCACGATGCGGCACACCGGGCGGTCGCAGGACGACACCGTCGTGGCACGCGCCACGCGCTCCGTCCTGCTGTGGCGCGAGGATGCGGAGGGCCGGGCGTGA
- a CDS encoding TrmH family RNA methyltransferase: MRIVEIGDAADPRLGDYRDLTDVALRRVREPAEGLYIAESAKVLARALAAGHRPRSLLVQDKWLDDARALLADAPDDAVPVYVVPEDVAAGVTGYAVHRGVLAAMHRPPLRTVADVVAGARLVVVLEDIVDHTNVGAAFRSAAGLGADAVLVTPRCADPLYRRSVRVSMGTVFQVPWTRLPEWDEAGPLLHEAGLHVAALALSEEAVPLDDFAAGRPDRVALLLGAEGDGLSRRALAAADTVVTIPMDGGVDSLNVAAASAVALWALRH, from the coding sequence ATGCGCATCGTCGAGATCGGGGACGCCGCCGACCCGCGGCTGGGCGACTACCGCGACCTCACGGACGTGGCGCTGCGGCGCGTGCGGGAGCCGGCGGAGGGGCTGTACATCGCCGAGTCCGCCAAGGTGCTCGCGCGCGCCCTCGCGGCAGGTCACCGCCCGCGCTCGCTCCTCGTGCAGGACAAGTGGCTGGACGACGCGCGCGCGCTGCTCGCGGATGCCCCGGATGACGCGGTGCCGGTGTACGTCGTGCCCGAAGACGTCGCCGCCGGCGTGACGGGGTACGCGGTGCACCGCGGAGTCCTCGCCGCGATGCACCGCCCGCCGCTGCGCACCGTCGCTGACGTCGTGGCCGGCGCACGCCTGGTCGTGGTCTTGGAGGACATCGTCGATCACACCAACGTCGGGGCCGCCTTCCGCAGCGCCGCAGGCCTGGGCGCCGACGCCGTGCTCGTCACGCCGCGGTGCGCCGATCCGCTGTACCGCCGCAGCGTGCGGGTGAGCATGGGCACCGTGTTCCAGGTGCCGTGGACGCGCCTGCCGGAATGGGATGAGGCCGGTCCGCTCCTGCACGAGGCGGGTCTGCACGTAGCGGCCCTCGCGCTGTCCGAGGAGGCCGTGCCGCTGGACGACTTCGCCGCCGGTCGTCCCGACCGCGTCGCGCTCCTCCTGGGCGCGGAGGGAGACGGACTGAGCAGGCGCGCTCTGGCAGCGGCGGACACGGTGGTGACCATCCCGATGGATGGGGGAGTGGACTCCCTCAACGTCGCCGCGGCATCCGCCGTCGCCCTGTGGGCGCTGCGGCACTAG
- a CDS encoding SGNH/GDSL hydrolase family protein, producing the protein MTTDPDVPAPDPTPTSTAPHPWRRYVAIGDSFTEGIGDPEPSSPGGHRGWADRVAEVLAAQVDDFAYANLAVRGKLIGQIVADQIEPAIELHPDLVTFSAGGNDVIRPGSDPDAVAEQFEDAVVRLSATGATLVVFTGIDTNFTPVFRGIRGKVAIFNENVRAIAEANDCIVADQWGLKTVQDMRFFDDDRLHYNSLGHHEVARMVLRTLHVPNDLQPMRPDPLPAMTWRAARANDLVWAREHLVPWALRRLRHQSSGDHVRPKRPEPLPVVAAAAAAAAAAAGADAEAAAAAGVRAAEAEARARAARTEGTGSEEEGSGR; encoded by the coding sequence ATGACGACTGACCCCGACGTCCCTGCCCCAGATCCCACCCCCACAAGCACCGCGCCGCACCCCTGGCGGCGTTATGTCGCGATCGGCGACTCATTCACCGAAGGCATCGGCGACCCCGAACCGAGTTCTCCCGGAGGCCATCGCGGCTGGGCCGACCGTGTCGCCGAAGTCCTCGCCGCACAGGTCGACGACTTCGCCTATGCCAACCTCGCAGTGCGCGGAAAGCTCATCGGCCAGATCGTGGCCGACCAGATCGAGCCCGCGATCGAACTCCATCCCGACCTGGTCACCTTCTCCGCCGGCGGCAACGACGTCATCCGCCCGGGCTCCGATCCCGACGCCGTCGCCGAGCAGTTCGAGGATGCGGTCGTGCGCCTGTCGGCCACCGGCGCGACACTCGTCGTGTTCACCGGCATCGACACGAATTTCACTCCGGTGTTCCGTGGCATCCGGGGCAAGGTCGCGATCTTCAACGAGAACGTGCGTGCCATCGCCGAGGCGAACGACTGCATCGTGGCCGATCAGTGGGGGCTGAAGACGGTGCAGGACATGAGGTTCTTCGACGACGACCGGCTGCACTACAACTCCCTCGGGCACCACGAAGTGGCCCGGATGGTGCTGCGCACGCTGCACGTGCCGAACGACCTCCAGCCCATGCGGCCCGATCCGCTCCCCGCCATGACGTGGCGCGCGGCCCGCGCGAACGACCTGGTGTGGGCGCGTGAGCACCTCGTGCCGTGGGCGCTGCGCCGCCTGCGGCACCAGTCCTCCGGCGACCACGTCCGCCCCAAGCGCCCCGAGCCCCTCCCCGTCGTCGCGGCCGCTGCCGCTGCCGCCGCGGCGGCAGCCGGCGCCGATGCCGAGGCCGCTGCCGCCGCGGGGGTACGCGCCGCCGAGGCCGAGGCGCGGGCCCGCGCGGCCCGGACTGAGGGCACCGGCTCCGAGGAGGAGGGCAGCGGCCGCTAG
- a CDS encoding acyl-CoA dehydrogenase family protein — protein MHTDTLTHGLSAEERELAGMVRAFADEVVAPRSYEADRDATLPLDIVAQMGELGLFGLPFPEDVGGQGGDYTALCLAIEALGRVDQSIAITLEAGVSLGAMPVFRFGTDAQRSDLLPDLLAGRALAGFGLTEPEAGSDAGATRTTARLEDGHWVIDGAKQFITNSGTAITRFVTVTAVTGRTASGGPEISAIIVPHGTPGFVVGPGYDKVGWHASDTHPLAFDGARVPEANLLGARGRGYANFLHILDEGRIAIAALATGAAEGCLEAAVDYAKARTVFGERLSSRQSIQFLLARMRARVHTARLAWLHAARLRDAGEPFKEEAAIAKLVSGEAAMDNARDATQVFGGNGFMNEYPVARHYRDSKILEIGEGTTEVQLLVISRALGLTG, from the coding sequence ATGCACACTGACACCCTGACCCACGGCCTCAGCGCCGAGGAGCGCGAACTGGCCGGGATGGTCCGCGCGTTCGCCGACGAGGTCGTCGCGCCCCGCTCGTACGAGGCCGACCGTGACGCCACCCTGCCCCTGGACATCGTCGCCCAGATGGGCGAGCTGGGGCTGTTCGGCCTCCCCTTCCCGGAGGACGTGGGCGGGCAGGGCGGCGATTACACCGCGCTGTGCCTGGCGATCGAGGCGCTCGGGCGCGTGGACCAGTCCATCGCGATCACCCTCGAAGCCGGTGTCAGCCTGGGCGCGATGCCGGTGTTCCGCTTCGGCACCGATGCGCAGCGGAGCGACCTGCTGCCGGATCTGCTCGCCGGGCGGGCTCTGGCCGGCTTCGGTCTGACCGAGCCCGAGGCCGGCAGCGACGCAGGGGCGACCCGCACCACCGCGCGTCTGGAGGACGGGCACTGGGTGATCGACGGGGCGAAGCAGTTCATCACCAATTCCGGCACGGCCATCACCCGCTTCGTCACCGTCACCGCCGTCACCGGCCGCACCGCGTCGGGGGGCCCCGAGATCTCCGCCATCATCGTGCCCCACGGCACACCGGGGTTCGTCGTCGGGCCGGGCTACGACAAGGTCGGCTGGCACGCCTCCGACACGCATCCGCTGGCCTTCGACGGTGCCAGGGTGCCGGAGGCGAACCTCCTCGGCGCACGGGGCCGCGGGTACGCGAACTTCCTGCACATCCTCGACGAGGGGCGCATCGCGATCGCCGCGCTGGCCACCGGCGCCGCGGAGGGATGCCTCGAAGCGGCCGTCGACTACGCCAAGGCCCGCACCGTGTTCGGCGAGCGGCTCTCGTCGCGCCAGAGCATCCAGTTCCTCCTGGCCCGCATGCGCGCGCGTGTGCACACCGCCCGGCTGGCGTGGCTGCATGCCGCGCGTCTGCGCGACGCGGGTGAGCCGTTCAAGGAGGAGGCGGCGATCGCCAAGCTCGTCAGCGGCGAGGCGGCCATGGACAACGCCCGCGACGCGACCCAGGTGTTCGGGGGCAACGGCTTCATGAACGAATACCCCGTGGCCCGTCACTACCGCGACTCGAAGATCCTCGAGATCGGCGAGGGCACGACCGAGGTGCAGCTGCTGGTCATCTCACGGGCGCTGGGGCTCACCGGGTAG
- a CDS encoding acetyl/propionyl/methylcrotonyl-CoA carboxylase subunit alpha has protein sequence MDPMPTPPMPLEQFQTVLVANRGEIARRVIRTLRRLGIRSVAVYSDADAGEPHVREADVAVRIGPAAARASYLDIDAVLTAARTSGADAIHPGYGFLSENAAFARACRDAGVVFIGPGERAIEVMGDKIRARDHVAASGVPVVPGFGAEGMTDEEIAARAQEVGYPLIVKPSAGGGGKGMEVVRDAAALPAALATARRVAAAAFGDDTLLLERFVAEPRHIEVQVFADAAGTVVHLGERECTLQRRHQKVIEEAPSPIVDPPLRARLGEAACAAAASVDYVGAGTVEFLVSGENPEEFFFLEMNTRLQVEHPVTEAVTGLDLVEQQVRVAQGHPLGLTQDDIRLSGWSIEARVYAESPERGFLPATGTVLRWRPAPAARTDAAIETGSTVGVDYDPLVAKVIATAPDRATALARLDAALAGTVLLGVETNIAYLRTVLADDRVLRGDLDTGLLDRLPPAQPAAPAPAVLAAARDAARPAAGELWDARDGWRAGGVRRAVSALFDTPAGVAEVSADEPAAPDAVTARDADGTVWVHAGGATVQVAPLSRRDATLRRRAAADPAHVAPALTAPLPGTVVALHVADGDTVRAGDKVLTIEAMKMEHALAAPRDGVARLRVPIGASVARGQRVADVETPAEDPPDPQAQEASHAH, from the coding sequence ATGGACCCGATGCCCACCCCGCCCATGCCCCTCGAGCAGTTCCAGACGGTGCTCGTGGCCAACCGCGGCGAGATCGCCCGCCGGGTCATCCGGACGCTGCGTCGTCTCGGCATCCGCTCGGTGGCGGTGTACAGCGACGCCGACGCGGGGGAGCCGCACGTGCGCGAGGCCGATGTCGCGGTGCGGATCGGCCCGGCCGCCGCCCGTGCGTCCTACCTCGACATCGACGCCGTCCTGACGGCGGCCCGCACGAGCGGGGCCGACGCGATCCACCCCGGGTACGGGTTCCTCTCCGAGAACGCCGCGTTCGCCCGCGCGTGCCGTGATGCCGGCGTCGTCTTCATCGGACCGGGGGAGCGCGCGATCGAGGTCATGGGCGACAAGATCCGCGCGCGCGATCATGTCGCTGCCTCCGGCGTGCCCGTCGTCCCCGGCTTCGGGGCCGAGGGGATGACCGACGAGGAGATCGCCGCGCGTGCGCAGGAGGTCGGCTATCCGCTCATCGTGAAGCCGTCGGCCGGCGGCGGCGGAAAGGGCATGGAGGTCGTCCGGGATGCGGCGGCCCTGCCGGCGGCGCTGGCGACGGCGCGGCGCGTGGCGGCGGCCGCGTTCGGCGACGACACCCTGCTGCTCGAGCGTTTCGTCGCGGAGCCGCGCCACATCGAGGTGCAGGTGTTCGCCGATGCGGCCGGCACGGTGGTGCACCTCGGCGAGCGCGAGTGCACGCTGCAGCGCCGGCACCAGAAGGTCATCGAGGAGGCCCCCTCGCCCATCGTGGACCCGCCCCTGCGTGCGCGCCTGGGGGAAGCGGCGTGCGCTGCGGCCGCGAGCGTGGACTACGTCGGGGCGGGCACCGTGGAATTCCTCGTCTCGGGGGAGAACCCGGAGGAGTTCTTCTTCCTGGAGATGAACACGCGCCTGCAGGTGGAGCACCCCGTCACCGAGGCGGTCACCGGGCTCGACCTCGTCGAGCAGCAGGTGCGCGTCGCGCAGGGCCATCCGCTCGGCCTGACACAGGACGACATCCGCCTGAGCGGATGGTCGATCGAGGCCCGCGTGTACGCCGAGAGTCCGGAACGCGGGTTCCTGCCCGCCACCGGCACGGTGCTTCGGTGGCGCCCGGCGCCGGCGGCCCGCACGGATGCCGCGATCGAAACGGGCAGCACGGTCGGCGTGGACTACGACCCGCTCGTGGCGAAGGTCATCGCCACCGCCCCCGACCGCGCGACCGCCCTGGCGCGGCTGGATGCCGCCCTCGCCGGCACCGTTTTGCTGGGCGTGGAGACGAACATCGCCTACCTGCGCACCGTGCTCGCCGACGACCGGGTGCTCCGCGGCGACCTGGACACGGGGCTGCTGGATCGTCTTCCACCGGCGCAGCCGGCTGCTCCCGCGCCGGCTGTCCTCGCCGCCGCGCGCGACGCCGCGCGCCCGGCGGCGGGGGAGCTGTGGGATGCGCGCGACGGGTGGCGCGCGGGAGGTGTGCGCCGCGCCGTCTCCGCGCTGTTCGACACCCCCGCCGGGGTCGCCGAGGTGAGCGCGGACGAGCCCGCGGCCCCCGACGCCGTGACCGCCCGCGATGCCGACGGCACCGTGTGGGTGCACGCGGGTGGCGCCACCGTGCAGGTCGCGCCGCTGTCACGACGGGACGCGACCCTGCGCCGTCGGGCGGCCGCCGATCCGGCGCACGTCGCTCCCGCGCTGACGGCACCCCTTCCCGGCACGGTCGTCGCCCTCCACGTCGCCGACGGCGACACCGTGCGGGCGGGCGACAAGGTCCTCACGATCGAGGCGATGAAGATGGAGCACGCTCTGGCCGCCCCCCGCGACGGGGTGGCGAGACTGCGGGTCCCGATCGGTGCGTCGGTCGCGCGCGGGCAGCGCGTCGCCGACGTCGAAACGCCCGCCGAAGACCCGCCAGACCCCCAGGCACAGGAGGCCTCCCATGCACACTGA
- a CDS encoding HNH endonuclease signature motif containing protein, which yields MTLLASIEDHDESAQLASIVDELREAEEEIAILEAVKVAQLAGAMRIALRRMEGKHATQRARELELRSVAAEIGAAVRWSDRVAQARMSDALDLVERFPATIDALTTGRITARHAAVIQDAGCVLTDDTDRAAFEQVVVEWAAAETVARTRDYARGLAEHLHPESITTRFERAEKARTVTLSELHDGLAKLEIIGPTALLHGIHDRLTQQARAIRATTTQPGEEPRVVDAEPAVVDTRTLDQIRADLVCDMLLTGQPTIDHTTDILPGGLGAIRASVHVTVPALTAAGIADRGASIDGTSPIDADTARQLMATAPGWDRILTHPVTGMVLAVDRYRPGTILERFLAARDIHCRFPGCRQPARRCDHDHNLDWALGGRTTVGNLACLCKRHHTLKTETEWTAAQEPDGTIRWTSPLHRRYTDKAPPRVAFVPDADPPPF from the coding sequence ATGACCCTCCTGGCAAGCATCGAAGATCACGACGAGAGCGCACAGCTCGCATCGATCGTCGATGAGCTGCGCGAAGCCGAAGAGGAGATCGCCATCCTCGAAGCGGTGAAGGTGGCACAACTGGCCGGGGCGATGCGGATCGCGCTGCGTCGGATGGAGGGGAAGCACGCCACCCAGCGCGCCCGCGAGCTGGAACTGCGCTCCGTCGCCGCCGAGATCGGCGCGGCCGTCCGGTGGAGCGACCGCGTCGCGCAAGCACGCATGAGTGATGCACTCGATCTCGTCGAACGCTTCCCCGCCACCATCGACGCCCTCACCACCGGCCGCATCACCGCCCGGCACGCAGCGGTCATCCAGGACGCCGGGTGCGTCCTGACCGACGACACCGATCGGGCCGCGTTCGAGCAGGTGGTGGTGGAATGGGCCGCCGCGGAGACCGTCGCCCGCACCCGCGACTACGCGCGCGGGCTGGCCGAGCACCTCCACCCCGAATCCATCACGACCCGCTTCGAACGGGCAGAGAAGGCACGCACCGTCACGCTCTCCGAACTGCACGACGGGCTGGCCAAGCTGGAGATCATCGGACCCACCGCCCTCCTCCACGGCATCCACGACCGCCTCACGCAGCAGGCCCGCGCCATCCGCGCCACCACCACCCAGCCAGGTGAGGAACCGCGAGTGGTCGACGCGGAACCGGCCGTGGTCGACACCCGCACCCTCGATCAGATCCGCGCCGACCTCGTGTGCGACATGCTCCTCACCGGGCAGCCCACGATCGACCACACCACCGACATCCTCCCCGGTGGCCTCGGCGCCATCCGCGCCAGCGTGCACGTCACCGTCCCCGCCCTCACCGCCGCCGGTATCGCCGACCGCGGCGCCAGCATCGACGGCACGTCACCCATCGACGCCGACACCGCGCGTCAGCTCATGGCCACGGCGCCCGGCTGGGACCGCATCCTCACTCACCCCGTCACCGGCATGGTGCTCGCCGTCGACCGCTACCGCCCGGGCACGATCCTCGAGCGCTTCCTCGCCGCCCGCGACATCCACTGCCGCTTCCCCGGCTGCCGCCAGCCCGCCCGCCGCTGCGATCACGACCACAATCTCGACTGGGCCCTCGGCGGGCGCACGACCGTCGGAAATCTCGCCTGCCTGTGCAAACGGCACCACACGCTCAAGACCGAAACCGAGTGGACGGCCGCGCAGGAGCCCGACGGCACCATCCGCTGGACCTCTCCCCTCCACCGCCGCTACACCGACAAGGCCCCACCCCGCGTCGCCTTCGTCCCCGACGCCGACCCACCCCCGTTCTAG
- a CDS encoding histidine phosphatase family protein, which produces MTLLTLIRHGETDWNRDGLIQGSTDIPLNDTGRAQAREAGMLLAEHRELDTPIVVVSSDLSRAAETADIIAEVLGVPEPHRYPGLRERSYGEAEGVDATVFRQRWGQWSTAQVPGAEPWPEVRDRALRAIRTAVDDARRATAPRAPQVVAVAHGALIRQVIRHATGDELPAEGERLPNGSAHTFLVERERIRLLSYVGAAV; this is translated from the coding sequence GTGACGCTCCTGACCCTCATCCGCCACGGCGAGACCGACTGGAACCGCGACGGCCTCATCCAGGGCTCCACCGACATCCCCCTCAACGACACCGGACGCGCCCAGGCGCGGGAGGCGGGGATGCTGCTGGCCGAGCATCGGGAACTCGACACCCCCATCGTGGTGGTCTCCAGCGACCTGTCGCGCGCCGCCGAGACCGCCGACATCATCGCCGAGGTCCTCGGGGTGCCCGAGCCGCACCGCTACCCCGGCCTGCGCGAGCGCTCCTACGGAGAGGCCGAGGGGGTGGACGCGACGGTGTTCCGCCAGCGGTGGGGACAGTGGAGCACCGCTCAGGTGCCCGGCGCCGAGCCGTGGCCCGAGGTGCGGGACCGGGCGCTGAGGGCCATCCGCACCGCCGTCGACGACGCGCGCCGCGCGACCGCCCCCCGCGCGCCCCAGGTCGTCGCGGTCGCCCACGGCGCCCTCATCCGGCAGGTCATCCGCCACGCCACGGGCGACGAGCTGCCCGCCGAGGGCGAGCGCCTGCCCAACGGGTCGGCGCACACGTTCCTCGTCGAGCGCGAGCGCATCCGGCTGCTGTCGTACGTGGGCGCCGCGGTCTGA